A window of Thermococcus sp. LS1 genomic DNA:
AGCTCAGGAGGAGGAATGTTATCTTCGTCCCTAACCGCTCGTTCATTGTCTATACCGGAATAGACCGCGTCGAAAACGACTTCCTCGTTCCGCTCTTTGGTAGCAGAAACCTCCTCAGGAGTGAGGAGAGGAGCGAGGAAAAGAGCTACTACTGGCTGCTCGAGAAGGCTGACCTGCCTTACCCAGAGCCTGTTAAGCCCGAAGAGATCGACGAAATCGGTTTAGTCATCGTCAAGCTTCCTCACGCCAAGAAGAGGCTTGAGCGTGGCTTCTTCACCGCTGCAAGCTACAAGGAGTTCCGCGAGAAGTCGGAGAGGCTGATTAAGCTTGGGGTAATCACGGAGGAAGATTTGAGCAGGGCCAGAATCGAGCGCTACATAATCGGCCCCGTGTTCAACTTCGACTTCTTCTACTCGCCTATCGATGGGGAAATCGAGCTTTTGGGAATAGACTGGCGCTTCGAGACGAGCTTAGATGGCCACGTTCGCCTGCCCGCTTCCCAGCAACTCACCCTGCCCGAGCACCAGTTTGAGCCAGAATACACTGTCTGCGGCCATGCTTCATCGACGCTCAGGGAGAGCCTGCTTGAGAAGGTCTTTGACATGGCCGAGAAGTACGTTGAAGCCACGAAGCGCTATTATTCCCCGGGAATAATCGGACCCTTCACTCTCCAGACGGCCGTTGACAAGGACCTCAACTTCTACATTTACGACGTTGCCCCAAGAACCGGCGGCGGAACGAACATCCACATGGCGATGGGCCATCCCTACGGCAACGCCCTATGGCGGAGACCGATGAGCACGGGTAGAAGGGTGGCGCTTGAGATCAAGCGCGCGATTGAGCTGGGCGAGCTTGAGAAGGTTGTTACATAATTTCCAATTGTTCGGTTACTTTTTATAATTTTACTTTCTTAAAAATCCTGGATTTGTGAAAAGAAGCTTTTTATGTGTTACTTTTTTTTTTAGAAATTTATTAACTTTATTTATGAACTTTAAGTTTACGAAAAACTTAAATATATTAAAACTCAACAATAGTATGCTGAGATAACGATGAGGCAAAGAAAAATTGGGGGTGGAGAAAGTGGAGAACAAACAAAAAACTAAGATTTTAGCTTTAGAAATTGATGAGGAGTTCGACGTTGAAATAAACACAAAAGTTAATGGAGATGAGGGATACTGCAAAGATCTGATGTTTTGATTTTTATTATATTTTTAATAATCTATTCGGAATAAACGTGGGGGGAGTTTGATGGAGGCGAAGTTAGGTCTACGGAGTGTTGACCTCTCAATAACATCGTCATGTAATTTAAAATGTAAACATTGTTATCTGGAAGACTTGAAAAACGCAAAGATTATATTGCCTTTTAGGAAAATTGAAGAAGTCCTCACAGATGCTAGGGATCTTGGCGCACATCACGTAACGTTGACTGGAGGAGAGCCTACCCTCCATCCAAAATTTCCAGAAATTCTTAATCTTGCTAACAAATTAGGGTTTAGGATAACAATATTTACCAATGCAACGACATTGAACGAAGACATAGTAAGTGTTTTGAAAGAGTGCAACATAAATGGAGTTCAAGTTAGTCTTGAAGGACTAAAAGAGATGCACGAAAAAATTAGAGGTAAAGGAACCTTTGAAAGGACCATATCTGGGATAAAACTCCTTGTAGATGCTGGTATTAGGGTTACTGTTAATACTCAACTAACAAAAGACATAATTGACAATATTCAAGAATATGCTTCATTTTTGAAGTCAATAGGCGTTTCAAAGCTTCTGTTAACTATCCCCTCCCTAGTTGGTGAAGCAAAAAAGAATAATGTTTGTTTTCCAGATGAAAAATTAGACGAGATTAGGAGCATGCTAAAAATACACAAACTCAAAGATCAGTTTAAGATCGATTCTACAAACCCTGACTCAAATTATACTTGCTCAAATTATACTTGTACTGCACTAATTCATCAGCTTGCCATAAATTTTGATGGCACAGTTTATCCGTGTCACTATTTTAGATCGACACACCACCACTCACTAGGAAATATTTATGTCGAAAGTTTGAGGGATATATACATATCCTGGATGAACGGGGATTCAGAACTTCTTCATTACCAGAAGTATGGAACCGCCAAGTGTAACGTGTGTAAATTCAAAGAAGTGTGTGAGCCATGTGCTGGCAGAATATATTCATTGTACAAAAACTTCAAGAATCCAGATTTGTTGTATTGTATGTTGCTTGGGAAAGAAAAAGTATTCCACGACGTACACATTAGTAGGTTAGTATGGGGCCGTATAGAATGATATAGATCTCTTTACTACGAGGTGATTTAGTTGCTAGGACAGATAAAGAAGAAAACAATCAAAGGGCTGGTTTTAGATATTGATGGACTAGAAGTTGAAGTGAATACAAAATGCAACGGAGGTGGGTGTGACGAGGACATCGACGAATGGATATAAATCTTTATCTTTTTCCTCTTTGTCTCTGGGCAGGATATCAAGAAATGGGGGGAGAACTAGTGAAAAAGATTTCACCAGAAAAGGGATACTTACTCGTATCCTCCTTAGGGGCGTGGATGACTCACTTAATGGGCCCGTATCTCACAATCTGGCTTAGGAGTTTGGGAATCTCATTTGCTCAAATCGGCTTTTTTCAGTCGGTTTCATCTTTCCTTACATTCATAACGGACTTCCCGACGGGAGGTCTGGCTGACAGGTACGGGCGAAGGCTTAACTACGCGGTTGGTATCTTGCTATTTGGAGTCTCTCTTATCATAATCGCCTGTTCGAGCAGCTTTTTTATAATAGCCCTGGCATTTGCTCTGGCTGGTATTGGAAGTGCCTTTATGAGCGGAACGCTCACTCCCTGGCTCTATGATACCATTAAAGGCGATAAAAAGAGGGCTCACATGGTCTTCAGTCGCATGAGGATTATAAACGGCATTTTAGGGACAGTAGCTGGCTTTGTTGCTGGAACCATCTCACGCTATGCCCTTAACCTTCCCATACTCCTGGCCGGCATCTGTGGGATAAGCGCTTCCCTGCTGGCACTCCTCTTCCTTGAGGAAAACTATGGCCACGGAAAGGCAAAACCTTACGGAGAAATCCTTAAGGATGGATTGAAACATATAGCCCGGGAAAGGACTCTCCACTATCTTCTCGTTGCGAGTTTCTTCCTGTCGTTCGCAGGTCGCTCGTTCTTCATGTTCTGGATGGTTCTTGCAAAGGAAGCCGGACTCAGGGAAAGCAGTATAGGTTACGTTTATCCCCTGCTGATACTTTCAACGTCTTTCGGGGGATTCGTGTCTCTCAGGCTCTCTAGGTTCATGGACCACAGGAAAATTTTAGCAATCACAACGCCGTTGATGGGTCTTCTGATAATCGCAATGGGCATTGTTAAGGGCCTCTTATCCCTCCTCGCACTCATAACTCTCTTTGAGATAATAATAGCCATTAGAGCACCCGCCATGATAACATTCAGAAACGAGCTTATACCCTCTCCAATCCGCTCTACCGTTACATCCGCACTTAGCACGATAGGAGGTATGTTCTCGATGCTTGCCAACATTGCAGTTGGGCTCATTGCTGATATCTTTGGCCTTGGAGGCGCTTATGTTGTATCTGGAATCCTTGCGCTCTTTGCGAGCTTATTCTTAATGATGGCGATCAAACATTCTTAAAAAAATAAGTACTCCTTCTCATCTTTGCTTTTTTGTTCAGATGTATCAAGCTTCCTCTTCTTTGTCTTCCCTGAGACCGAGAGGAAGTTGGGTCTTCATGAAGACGCTTCATACAGATGTCGTTCTCCTCATGGGGGACAAGGGGGTAATGAGAGTCGTCTCGGAGGATTTCAGGAGGAGGGGTGGAACCGTCGTCGGAATCCTGTCGTACTTGGAAGAGAGCAACGGGAGCAACTCCGTCGGGATAAAGATTGGCCTCGACCGGTCTGCAGGAGCGTCGTCCTGGTGAATTCAGCCGACGTCCTTGTTGTCCTCGGCGATGGTTTCGGGACTATGGTCAGACAATGATGACTTACAACCTCGGAATACCTGTGATCGTCCTCACGGGAACCGACTACATGAGCGATCTCCTCAGGGAGCTTGTTCCCGATGGGCACTTTGACCACAGGGAAAGGGTTAGGTAGTTTTCACAGAGAGCCCGGAGGATTCCGTAAGGCTCGCGCTGGAGCTGGCGCATTTTTGACACTTTTCTGTTAAAATAACCCTTAAAAACTCTAAATTTTTACACTTTTCTGGTAAGGTGATGGCCATGAAATGGAAAGTTAGGGTAACCGTCCGCCTTAAGGAGGGTCTCAACGACCCCGAGGGAAGGGTGATAGGAAAGGCCCTTAGAAACCTCGGCTACTCCGTTGGGCGCCTCAAAGTTCCGAAGTGCTTTGAGTTTGAGCTGGAGAGCGATAATCCAGAGAGGGAAGTTGAGGAGATGTGCAGGCGGCTGCTGGCTAATCCCGTCATACACACCTACGAGTACAGCATCGAAAAGGTGAGCTGAGGTGCCCCGCTTCGCGGTTATAGTTTTCCCTGGAACCAACTGCGACTTCGAGACCGAGCGGGCAATAAGAAAGGCCGGCGGCGAGGCCGAGAGAATCTGGTACAGAACCTCGCTCAAGAATTTTGATGGCGTCGTCCTTCCTGGGGGTTTCAGCTACGCCGATTATCTACGTGCTGGAGCGATCGCGGCGAGGCAGGAAATAATGGAGGAAGTGAAGGAGCTGGCAAAGGACGGAAAGCCTGTCCTCGGCATCTGCAACGGCTTTCAAATACTGACTGAATCCGGCCTCCTCCCGGGTGCTCTGAGACCCAACAGGATTCCGAGGTTCATCTGTAAGTGGGTTCACCTCAGGATCGTCGACACCGAGACAGCCTTCACTCAGTTCTACGGGCCCGGTGAAGTGATAAGAATGCCAATAGCCCACGCCGAGGGCAATTACTACGTTGATGAGCCCTCAAAGGTTCGCATGGTCCTCCAGTACAGCGATGAGCGGGGGAACGTCACCGGGGAAGCCAACCCGAACGGCTCACTGCTCAACATAGCGGCCATAGCCAACGGGAAGGGCAACGTCCTCGGAACCATGCCTCACCCGGAGAGAGCCAGCGACCGCTTCTTAGGGAGTGAAGACGGTCTGAAGGTCTTCCGCTCGATGGTTGAGTATGCAAAGAGGTGAAAAGCAATGTTCCATCACGAGGAGAAGCTCATCCGCGAGAGGCTCGGCCGGGAGCCGAACGAAGTTGAGTGGGCGATGCTTGAGGTCATGTGGAGCGAGCATGCCTCCTACAAATCAAGCCGCCCGTGGCTTAAGCTTCTGCCTACAAAAAACGAGCACGTCATCCTCGGCCCCGGTGAAGACGCTGGAATAGTGAGGTTCGACGATGAAACTTGGATAGTGGTGGGAATAGAGAGCCACAATCATCCCTCCGCGGTCGAGCCCTACGGCGGGGCGGCTACTGGCGTTGGGGGAATAGTGAGGGACATCCTCTGTATGGGTGCTCGACCCATAGCGCTCCTCGACCCCATACGCTTTGGGCCTCCTAAGAAGGAGCGCAATCGGTACCTCTTCGAGTACGTGGTGAAGGGAATAGCCGACTACGGCAACAGGATAGGTGTTCCGACCGTTGGGGGAGAAACTGAGTTCGATGAGAGCCTCGATAATTACACCCTTGTCAACGTCGCCTGCGTTGGAATAATGAAGCCCGAACATTTAGTTCACAGCTACGTCACTGAAGCAGATCTGAAGCTCATTCTCGTTGGCAACAGAACTGGAAGGGATGGAATCCATGGGGTAACCTTCGCCAGCGAGGAGCTGAGCGAGGACGCCGAGGAAGAAGACCGCTCGGCCGTTCAGATCCCCGATCCTTTCACCGAGAAGCTCCTCATTGAGGTCACGCTCGAGGCGGTCTACACGGGCAAGGTCAGGGCCCTCAAGGATTTGGGCGGCGGTGGCTTGACCTGTGCCGCTTCTGAGATGGCAGGAAAGAAGGGCTTCGGTGCGGTGATTTACGCGGACCGCGTGTCCCAGAGGGAGCCAGGGATGAACGCGATGGAGGTCATGATTTCGGAGAGTCAGGAGAGGATGCTCTTTGCAGTTAAGCCCGGGGACGTCGAAGCGCTGGGGAAGATATTCGAAAAATACGAGCTCGAGTGGACGGTAGTTGGGGAGATCATCGAGGAGCCGCGCTTCATCGTCTACTGGCACGGTGAGAAGGTCGCCGACCTGCCGATAGACCTGCTGATCGAGGTTCCAACCATAGAATGGTCTACGAAGCCGTACAGCATCGAGAGGGACGTTCCCGCTCCAGAAGTGGGCTTTGAGGAAGCCTTCGAACTCGTCTGGGGCAGCCCGAACGTAATGAGCAAGGCTTGGATATGGGAGCAATACGACCACGAGGTTCAGGGGAGGACCGTTGTAAAGCCAGGAAGGGATGCGGCAGTTCTGAAGATAAACGAGGAGTATGGTTTGGCGTTCGTGGCAGATGGAAATCCACGCCACAGCTGCCTGAACCCCTACCACGGGGCTATGGGAGCCGTCGCCGAGGTTGTCAGGAACCTCGTAAGCGTCGGAGCTGAACCCCTGGCTTTAGTTGACAACCTGAACTTCGCTTCGCCTGAGAGGCCGGAGGTTTACTGGAGCTTCGCCGAGACAGTCAGGGGACTTGCCGATGCTGCCAGTGCCTTCGGCCTGGCATACGTCAGCGGAAACGTCAGCTTCTACAACGAAGTTGCCGGAAAGCCAATAAGGCCCACACCTGTGGTTGCTGGTCTCGGAAAAGTGAGGCTTGAGGAGATACCAGAATTTGGCCTTGAGGAGGGTCTGCTCATTGGAGTCGTGGGCTTTACGAGGAGAGAACTCGGCGGAAGCGAACTCTTCAGGGTTCTCGGTGTTGATGGAGGCATGGCACCAAGAGTCCGGCTCGATGAGGAAAAGAGAAACGCCGATGCGGTGCTTCAGGCCATCAAGCTTGGTTGGGTCAAAGCAGTTCACGACGTTTCCAAGGGCGGCATCGCGGTGGCCCTAGCTGAAATGGCGATGGCTGGAAAGGTTGGTTTCACGGTTGACCTCTCGAAGATTCTGGTCGAGGGAAGTCTCGGCCCACTTGATGTGGCCTTCTCTGAAAGCCACGGACGCTACATTGTAGCCTTTCCCGAGGAGAACCTCGAGACCCTCAAGGGCATCTTCAGGGACTTCGCCGTCATCGGCAGGGCTGGAGGAAGGGAAGTGGTCTTCAAATGGAACGGTGGGACTCTGCTGAGGAGACCTTTGGAAGAGCTGGAAAATATCCACCGCTCGCTTCCAAAGCTTTTGGGTGAGGGGGAATGAGGATAGCGACCTACGCTTCCCACTCCGCCCTTCAAATTTTGAAGGGGGCCAAGGATGAGGGCTTCGAAACGGTAGCCTTCGGGAAGGTGAGGGTCAAGCCCCTTTACACGAAGTACTTTCCGGTTGCGGACCACTTCATAGAGGGCGATTATCCAGAAGAGGGGCTTCTTAGGCTGAATGCAATAGTCATCCCAACTGGTTCTTTCGTGGCACACCTCGGCATCGAGGTAGTTGAAGGAATGAGGGTTCCCTATTATGGCAACAAGGCCGTTCTCAAATGGGAGAGCGACAGGAACCTCGAGCGGAAGTGGCTCGAAAAGGCCAAGCTCAGGCTTCCGAGGGTCTATGAGGATCCAGATGACATAGACGGCCCAGTCATAGTCAAGCCTCACGGTGCTAGGGGCGGCAAGGGCTACTTCCTGGCGAAGAGTCCTGAGGACTTCTGGGGGAAGGCGGAAAAGATAGGCGCAAAAAGCAAGGAAGACCTATTCAACGTTCAGATACAGGAGTACGTCCTCGGAGTGCCGGTCTATCCCCACTACTTTTACTCGAAGCTCAACCGCGAGCTGGAGCTCATGAGCATCGACAGGAGGTATGAAGCAAACGCCGATTCGTTGGGAAGGATTCCCGCTAAGGAGCAGCTTGATCTCGGCGTTGAGCCGAACTATACGGTTATAGGCAACATCCCCATAGTCCTGAGGGAAAGCCTGCTTATGGACGTTATCGAGGCCGGCGAGAGGGTGATTAAAGCTGCCGAAGAACTCATGGGCGGTCTCTGGGGCCCCTTCTGCCTCGAGGGGGTCTTCACGGAGGATTTGAAGTTCGTCGTCTTCGAGATTTCGGCCAGAATAGTGGCTGGCACGAACCCCTTCATCCATGGCTCGCCCTACAGCTGGCTGAGGTACGACGAGCCCGTTAGCACAGGCAGGAGGATAGCTATGGAGATAAGGGAGGCTTTGGAGGAAGACAGGCTTGACGAAGTTTTGACATAAACGTGAGGATTTGCTACAGGATAGATTTATAAATTGACTGTCCAATGTGAAGGAAAAGGTGATGCTCATGTGGGAGAGCTTCATAGAGGAGAAGGTTAGAGAGATTAGGGAGACCGTTGGCGATGGGAAGGCCATCATAGCGCTCAGCGGCGGCGTTGACAGCTCGACCGCTGCTGTTTTAGCCCACAGGGCCATCGGGAATAAACTTCACGCGGTCTTCGTGAACACTGGCTTCCTAAGGAAGGGCGAACCGGAGTTCGTGGTGAAGACCTTCAGGGACGAGCTCGGTATGAACCTTCACTACGTTGACGCTCAGGAGAGGTTCTTCGAGGCCCTCAAGGGCATAACCGACCCCGAGGAGAAGAGGAAGATAATAGGCAGGGTCTTCATAGAGGTGTTCGAGGAGGTTGCGAGGGAAATAGACGCGGAGTTCCTGATTCAAGGCACGATAGCTCCAGACTGGATAGAGAGCCAGGGCAAGATAAAGAGCCACCATAACGTCGGCGGACTGCCGGAGAGGCTGAACCTCAAGCTTATCGAGCCGTTGAGGGACCTCTACAAGGATGAAGTCAGGGAACTGGCAAAGGAGCTCGGCCTTCCGGAGAAGATATACAACAGGATGCCCTTCCCGGGCCCTGGACTGGCCGTCAGGGTTCTTGGGGAGGTTACCCCCGAAAAGGTCGCCATCGTCAGGGAGGCCAACGCCCTCGTGGAGGAGGAGATAGCTAAAGCTGGACTGAGGCCGTGGCAGGCCTTCGCGGTTCTGCTGGGCGTCAAGACCGTCGGCGTTCAGGGTGACATAAGGGCCTACAAGGAGACGATTGCCGTTAGGGTCGTGGAGAGCCTCGACGGCATGACTGCAAATGCCATGAACGTCCCCTTTGAGGTTCTCCAGAGGATAGCCTTCAGGATAACGAGCGAGATTCCAGAGGTTGGTAGGGTGCTGTATGACATCACCAACAAGCCGCCAGCGACGATAGAGTTCGAATGAGGTGATTAGATGATAATCATAATGGATAACGGCGGCCAATACGTCCACAGGATCTGGCGTACTCTTAGATACCTCGGCGTCGAGGCGAAGATAATCCCCAACACTACGCCCCTCGAAGAAATCAAGGCGATGAAGCCTAAGGGAATAATCTTCTCTGGGGGACCGGACATAAACAAAACTGGCAACTGCGAGGCGATTCTGGAGCACTACGACGAGTTCAGCGTGCCCATCCTCGGCATCTGCCTCGGCCACCAGCTCATAGCGAAGTACTTCGGCGGTAAGGTCGGCAGGGGTGAGAAGGCTGAGTACAGCCTCGTGGAGATTGAGATACTCGAAGAGAACGACATCTTCAGGGGACTTCCGAAGAGACTCAAGGTTTGGGAGAGCCATATGGACGAGGTGAAGGAGCTCCCACCTGGCTTCAAACTTCTGGCAAAGAGTGAGACCTGTCCGATCGAGGCTATGAAGCACGATGAATTGCCAATCTACGGCGTTCAGTTCCATCCGGAGGTCGCCCACACCGAGCGGGGAAGCGACGTTTACCGCAATTTCGTCAAGCTCTGCGGGGAGCTTTAGTCAGCTAGTCGATCCTCTCCTCATCTTTTATCGGCAACGGGTTTAGTCATCATCCCCCAGCTATTCTCCTTCTTTGTCTTAAAGCATTTCCCTGATTACGACAGTACATTGCAAAATCAAAAACTTTTTAAAGTTTTACTTCTTACTCTTTGTGGTGATATTTTGGGACACACGGTGTACTATCGCACTCGAATCGAGCGGTGGGATGACCTCAAGCGGTTCATCGAGAGAATCTGCGATGGCCTCGGATATGAATTCGTGGAGATGGAGGAGTCTGCACTGATAGTTCCGGGATGTTGCAGTGTTGAGCCCCTACAGATAAAAAGAGAAGGGTTCGGGTTTGCCAAAACCAACCTGGTTGAGCCCTGCCATTCGGTTTACCTATTAATCCTTCACTCGCTTTCTTCTTTCGGCTCCGTTGAGGTCTGGGAGGACAGGTAGACCTCTATGATCTTAGTCGGCACCGCACCTCTCAGCCGTCTGTCCTCCACGATTAGCTTCACCACCCTTCCGACCTCTAAGTCATCGACGGCATCGACCCAGTAGCGACCTGGCTTGACGTTGGCGGCAATATCGTCGTGGACGAATACCTTCACAACGTCTTCCCTAATTTCCTCCACAACGCCGTAGGTCCAGTCACGTCCGTATTTAGCCTTGAAGTACCATCTGAATGTCATGACTGCTATGAACACAAGCACAAGGTATCCGTAGTAATGGTAGATGCTAGTGGCGATTTTCCTGATGAGGGAGTAGCCAAGGAACGCACCAAAGGATATTAGGGAAATGGAGTAGTAGAATAATCTGTACGGCTCTGGCTCTATGAAAAACTCCCTGTTTCTTGTGAGCAGGTAGCGAAGGTAGAGGAAGTATATCAGGGCTATCCCCACGAGCCAGAGAGGATTAAGCTTTAGGAACAGGACTGCGAGGTTTGTCAGGAGATAGATTAAGAATGCAATTTGGAGCTTAAGGCTGAGGAACTCGTGGGTTGTTAAATCCTTCTTTATCAGCCGTGTAAGGTATCTGAAAGTGGGTGGCTCTTCTGATGGAGAGGGGTTGATAAACTCAATTAGTTTGTGAATTCCGGAGTCCACCGCTTCACCTATGTTATAAAGGAAGTCTTCCAGCGACATAATTTCACCTCTTTAGTAGGTCTTGTGCACCCGTCGGTCCCAGTATGGCGGTGGCGGTTTCATTGTCAATGAAGAAAGGCACCACGCTCAGGTCTCCTGTAAGAGCGCTGGTGCCGTATGAAATGCCCCAGACGCGGTAGCCTGTCTTTTTAGCTATCCTTCCAAAGTAGTAGTTGAGGAAGTAGTAGTCCACGCTACTTTGTCCCTCTTCTACGAGTATTCCAAAGTTGTTGAAGAGGTCAAAGAGCTTCTGGTCGTAGTCTGCGTTTGGAACCATAAAGCTGACCAGCCCGATGGGATAGTACTCATCGCCGTATTTTATTCCGAGTTCATCCTGCATCTTCTTTGCTAGCTGGAAGTAGCGGTCGTGATTGGTTACACTGTTTTCAAGGCGCTCAAAGAAGGACACTCCCTCGTATGTTCCAAAGTACCTCTGGCCGATTATACAGGATATCAATGGCTGGAGGTCGTAGGCGCGGGCGTCGTATGCTCCCTCGGTCTCTGGAGCGGATTCGATTCCGCTGCTTCCCACATCTATGGGATCCACAGTGTAGTAGGGCATCCTGCCGATAACTATCCAGTCGAAGTATGCTGTGTTGAGAATGCTGCCCTGACTGTCTATGACTATCCCCACTTTAACTGGAGAACTCACCTGCTTGTCCAGAGTGTAGGATACGCTCCTGGCGGTGCTATCGATGTCTTCAAAGCTGAGCTCTATGTTGGTAGCTCCTGGCCTGAACACAACCTGGTATCTGTGATAGTCGGATAGCACCGAGGTACTGCCGGATATTAAGCTGTTCCCCCAGTTCTCCAGAAGGGCAAGGGTGTCTCCTCCGTGATCCTCGTAGGATGGGTTGTCATCTATGAATTGAAGAGTGTCCTCTTCCATGATGGTCTGGGTACTTCCTGAGACCCTTGTTGTTGTATAGCTGAGGTATTCATCCGCCAGATACTTGCGGACAAAGATCCAGTCATACTCGCTAGGTCCGTTGGTCCACTGCTCGAGGCCGAGGGCGCGGTTGGCCAGGTTGTATCCATTCCATCTGTTAAATGTGTAGAAGCTCTTCAGTTCCTTGTTTAGCCAGTCACTGAACTGGTATATCTTCGTCGAAGTGGGCGTGATGCGTACTTCAATGTTGTTGAACGAGTTCATCGTGTACTCGGAGATTCCGTTGTCGTACCATCCGTACCATTCTCCGTTTAGTACATTGAAGTTCCAGAGGTATCCGAGCTGATCTCCATAGTAGTTGATGTCCTCTATGCGCCCCCATCCAGAGGTGGGGTTTATGTTCCACATTATTCCAGGATTATCCACTAACTTTGCGCGGAAGTCTAGGATGTATGTGTTCGGGAATGTCTCAACTGTCCATATCCAGCTCTCAGCTGGCAGGTACAAGAGGCCATTGCTAACGCTGGGGTTTCCTGATGTGTGCCACTTTGCGGTGTCCAGAGTGGTTCCGCTGAAATCGTCGAAGAACTCGAAGACTTTGCTTCCATCTCCCCTTGTGAGCGTGCCGGTGTTGTACCTGATGTACACGGTAGTGGTGTAGTAGTAAATCCATCCTGTTATGCTCCATCCTCTACCAATGTAAGTGAG
This region includes:
- a CDS encoding DUF2101 family protein, whose product is MSLEDFLYNIGEAVDSGIHKLIEFINPSPSEEPPTFRYLTRLIKKDLTTHEFLSLKLQIAFLIYLLTNLAVLFLKLNPLWLVGIALIYFLYLRYLLTRNREFFIEPEPYRLFYYSISLISFGAFLGYSLIRKIATSIYHYYGYLVLVFIAVMTFRWYFKAKYGRDWTYGVVEEIREDVVKVFVHDDIAANVKPGRYWVDAVDDLEVGRVVKLIVEDRRLRGAVPTKIIEVYLSSQTSTEPKEESE
- a CDS encoding GMP synthase subunit A is translated as MIIIMDNGGQYVHRIWRTLRYLGVEAKIIPNTTPLEEIKAMKPKGIIFSGGPDINKTGNCEAILEHYDEFSVPILGICLGHQLIAKYFGGKVGRGEKAEYSLVEIEILEENDIFRGLPKRLKVWESHMDEVKELPPGFKLLAKSETCPIEAMKHDELPIYGVQFHPEVAHTERGSDVYRNFVKLCGEL